The segment GCTGATGATGGTGCTCTCCAGCGCGACGACCGGCAGGCCGGACGCGAGCGCGTCGCGGACCTCGTCGGTGACGGTCAGCATTCAGGATCCCTTCTCGGACGGGTGCTGCTCGGTGTCGTGAGTGATGGCGTCGGCCAGGTCGGGCCGGACGGTGTGGTGGCTCTCGACGGTCGCGGCGGCGGCGCGGTGGCCGAGGCGCGCGGCCTCGACGGGGTCCGCGCCCGTCAGCCAGGCCGCGACCCAGGCCGCGAGCATCGCGTCACCCGCGCCGGTCACGTCCACGACGGTGGCCGGGACGGCGGGCAGGTGGACCGGCTCCTCGCCGCGGCTGCACATCCACGACCCTTCGGCACCGTGCCTCAGCCAGACGTGCTCGACGCCCCGCTCGTGCAGGTCGGCCACGGCGGCGCGCCAGTCAGCAGGGGCGCGACCGGTGAGCGCCGCGATCTCGTCGGCGTTGGGTGTGACGAGGAACAGGTCGTGCACCAGGTCCGCCAGCCGAGCTGCCTTGGCGACCGAGACCGGCTCGAAGGCGAGCGGGACGCCGGCGTCCGCGGCGGCGGCGACGACCCGGGTCGCCTGGGCGTGCGGGAGGTTGCCGTCGAGCACGACGAGCGCCGCGTCGGTGAGGTGGACCGTCTCGAGCTGCAGCTCGTCGACGATCGCCATGTCCGACACCGCGGCCACGAGCTCGCCGCGGTCGTCGAGCACGGCGGTGTAGGTGCCGGTCGCACCGGGCGCACGGCGTACGGCGGCGATGTCGGCACCGCACGCGGCGGTCACCCGCAGCGCCTCGTCGCCGAAGGCGTCGTCACCGACGGCGGACACCAGTCGCACCGGGGTGCCGAGCAGCCCCAGGCATGCGGCGACGTTGCGGCCGACGCCGCCGGGGGAGATCCGGGTGTGGCCGGGGTTGCTGGTCGCGGGGACGAGGGGCGAGGAGGTGCGGGCGACGACGTCCATGTTGGTCCCGCCGACGACCACGACCCACTGCTTCACGCGCAGATCCTGACAGACGCCGCGCCGACGGACGCGGCACCCGCGGGAACACTCACAGGAACGTCACAGGTCGCACCCACGCAGGCCCCAGCGGGGACCGGCAGGTTCGTCCCCATGACCCACCTGCACACCCCGGCAGCGATCCCGCTCGCGCCGCCGACGCCGGACCCGGCGATCGGCGTCCGGGCCCGGCGCGACGACGTCGTCCGGCTCGTGGCAGGGACCACTCTGTGGCTCTCGCTGCTCCTGGTCGTCTGGTGGTGGCTCACCGGTGGCGGCATCACCGACCTGGGCGGCTGGGCGGCCGGCCTGTCGTCCCTGGGTCGGGTCACCGGCCTCGTCGCCGCCGTGCTGCTCCTCGCCCAGGTCCTGCTCATGGCGCGCATCCCGGTCCTGGAGCGGGCCTTCGGCCAGGAACGGCTCGTGCGCATCCACCGCCTGGTCGGCCTCACCTCGTTCGACCTCATGGTGGCGCACGTCGTCCTCATCACGTGGGGCTACGCCGCCGGCTCGGTCACCGCCGTGCCCGCGACCCTGTGGGACCTGGTCGTGAACTACCCCGGAATGCTGCTGGCCACCGCGGCCACGGTGTGCCTGGTGATGGTGGTGGCGACCAGCATCCGCGCCGCCCGCCGCCGCCTCCGCTACGAGTCGTGGCACCTCATGCACCTCTACGCCTACCTCGGCGTCGGGCTCGCGATCCCGCACCAGCTATGGACCGGTGCCGACTTCACCTCCTCGCCGGGCCGCCGGGTCTTCTGGTGGACCGCGTGGGCGGCGTGCGCCGGGAGCGTCCTGGTGTGGCGCGTCGCCCTGCCGGTCTGGCGCAACCTGCGCCACGACTTGAGGGTCGCCGCCGTGGTGCCCGAGGGTCCCGGCACGGTCTCGGTGCACGTCACGGGACGTGACCTGCACCGGTTGCCGGTCGAGGCCGGGCAGTTCCTCACCTGGCGCTTCCTCGGACGCAAGGGAAGGACGCGCGCCAACCCGTACTCGCTGTCGGCGGCCCCCGACGGCCGGTCGCTGCGGATCACCGTGCAGGACGTCGGCGACGGCAGCGGCGCCGCTCCCGGCCTCGACGTCGGCTCACGGGTCTGGGTCGAGGGGCCCTACGGGCGCCTCAGCCCCCGCGCCCGCCGCAACCGCAAGGTGCTGCTGATCGGCGCCGGCGTGGGGATCACCCCGCTGCGCGCGCTCGCGGAGGGGCTGGCGTACGCACCCGGCGACGCGGTGCTCCTCCACCGCTGGTCCGACGAGCCGATCTTCGCCGACGAGCTCATCGCCCTGGCCCGGCACCGCGGCCTCGTCGCCTGGGGCATCCCCGGTGCCCGGCGGGCACCCGACTCCTGGCTGGGCGACGGGGTCGAGGCCCCCACCGACCTCGCCGCCCTCACCGCCTGGGTGCCTGACGTGGCCGAGCGCGACGTCTACGTCTGCGGCCCGGGCCCCTGGGCCGACCTCGTCGTCCGCGACCTCCGCGCGGCCGGCGTGCCCGACCGGCACGTCCACGTCGAGAGCTTCGGCTGGTGACCCCGTGAGACGCATCGTCCTGTGGGTCCTGAGCACCCTGTCCGCCTTGGTCGCCCTCCTCGGCTACCACACCTCCACCTCGTCGGTGATGGCCACCGCGGCCCCCGAGAACGCGATCTCCGGCTCGTTGCGAGCACAGGCTGCGACGAAGTCCACGTCGGGATCGGCCTCGGGATCCGCGTCGGGGTCCGCCGCGGGGCAGTCCTCGACCCCGGCGTCCACCGTCATGGGCGAGAGTGTCGGCACGCCCTACGGCCCGGTGCAGGTCCGGGTCGCCGTCGACGGGTCGACGATCACCGACGTCACCGTGCTGCGGTACCCCGACCAGGACGGCCACAGCGTGCAGATCAACCAGTACGCCCTGCCGCAGCTCATCAACGAGACCCTCGACGCGCAGGGCAGCGGCATCTCCATGGTCAGCGGCGCCACCTACACCAGCCAGGGCTACCTGCAGTCGCTGCAGAGCGCCCTCGACCAGGCGGGGCTGTGACCGCGGTGGGGGCCGGAGTCGCCCCGGTCGTCCGTCGCGTCGAGCACGTGATGGGCATGCCGATCAGTCTCGCGCTGCGGGGCACGCACACCCGCGACGACCGGGCCGAGGCGGCGTGGCAGGAGGCGCTGGCCGAGCTGCGGTGGGTGGACGCGGTGTTCAGCACCTGGCGTGCCGACAGCCAGGTCTCGCGGCTGGGCCGGGGCGACCTCACGCTCGAGCAGTGCGACCCGGCGGTCGCCGAGGTGATGCGCCTGGGCGACGACGCGCGCGCGTCCTCCGACGGGGCGTTCGACGTGTGGCTGACGGACCCGGACGGCGTACGACGCCTCGATCCGAGCGGGGTCGTCAAGGGATGGGCGGTCGACCGTGCGATCGCTCCGCTGCTGGCGCTGCCCGGCACGGACGTGTGCCTGTCGGCCGGCGGCGACATGGTCTGCCACGTCACGGATCCCGACGGCGAGCCGTGGGTGGTCGGCGTCGAGGACCCGCACGACCCCACGCGACTGGTGGCGCGGGTTCCCCTCCTGCGTGGCGCCGTCGCGACCTCCGGGTCGGCGCACCGCGGTGGGCACGTGGTCGACGCGCGGACGGGCGTGCCGTCGACGGCGCTCGCCTCGGTGACGGTCGTCGGCGCCTCGCTCACGAGCGTCGACGTCGACGCGACCACCGCCCTCGCCCTCGGGGTCGACGGCCCGGGCTGGCTGCGCTCACGCCTCCGCACCGGCGTGGTGGTGTGGGCGGACGGCCGCGTCGAGACGGTGGCGTGAGCGGCCGGGCTGCCCGCGTCAGATCTCGTCGTCGACGTACGTCGGTCGCGCCACGCGCACGCCTGCGATGGTCAGCGGCACCGAGGTGAGGGCGAGCAGCACGAGGATGAGCGTCCAGCCACCAGTGGCCTCGTGGACGAGGCCGACGAGGAAGGGCCCGGCGGCGGCGAGCGCGTACCCGACGGGCTGCACGAAGCCGGAGAGCTGGGCGGTCACCGACGGGTGGCGGGTGCGGGCGGCGATGAGCGCGATGGCCGTCGGGAACGCGAGCCCGGAGTAGCCGAGCATCAGCGCCCAGGCCCAAGGGACGGTCGCCGGCGCGACGATGAGGCCGGTGTAGCCGAGGGCGAGCATCACCCCGAACGACACCGCCATCGCGCGCAGGCCGCGACCGCGCTGGATGATCGTGGGCAGGACCAGGGCGCCGGCGATGCCCACGCTCGAGAGCAGCGCCTGGAGCGCACCGGCGTGCGACGCCGAGATCCCGGCGTCGCGGTAGACCTGCGGGAGCCAGCCGAACTGGACGTAGGCGTGCATCGACTGGACGCCGAAGAGCACCGTCAGTGCCACGGCGGTGGGTGAGTGGATGATCCGCCCGCTGGGGGCGGCGTCGCCGCTGACCTGGTGCTCGGCGGGGGAGCGCCGCTCGTGGAGGGTCAGCCATCCCCACAGCGGGAGGGCGACCACCGCGAGGAGACCCCACATGCCGAGGCCGGCCCGCCACGACCCGGCTGCCTCGCTGACCGGCGCGGTCAGCACGGAGCTGAGGGTGGCGCCCACGACGAGTCCGGTGCCGTAGACCGTCATCAGCGCGACGGCGTGCCCGTGGGCCTTGATCCATGCCGGCACGAGGACGTTGCCGACGGCCATCCCGGCCAGGCCGACGACGGTGAGGAGCAGGAAGAGGGGGACGTTGCCCGTCGTGACGCGCAGGAGGAGGCCGAGCGCTGCCGCGGCGAGACCGATCGTGATGCCGGCGGTCATCCCGACCTTGCGGGCGAAGGCCACAGACACGGCCCCGACGAGGCCGAAGACGAGGCCGGGCAGACCGGTCATGGCTCCGGCGACCGCCGCACTCATGCCCAACCCGGTGCGCAGCTCCTCGAGCACCGGTCCGACCGACGAGGCGCCGGGACGCAGGTTGACCGAGACGAGGACGACGGCGGCGAACAGGATGCCGAACGCGAGGCCGGTGGTGCGTACGGCGCCGCGTGGGCGGGCGTCAGCGTCGGTCACGTGCACCGACCCCCGCGACGGTCCTCGCACCGAGCTTCGCGCCGACCCTGGGCAGCACCAGGAACGCGCCCAGGACCAGGGTCGCGACCACGACGAACGCGGTCGCGGTGCCCTGGCCGCTGGCCTGTCGCAGGACCATGCCACCGACCAGCGCTCCCACCCACACGAAGAGTCCGGACGTCAGGGCGGCGGGCGGTCTCCTCGCTGCGACCAGGGCCGCCCAGGCGAGCAGCGTGCCGGCGAGGAACGGCCACGCGGTCGTCCACCAGCCGGCGACGGTGAGCGAGTCGTAGTGGCTGAACCGCCCGATCGCCGCGAAGACGGCGACGAGCAGGAGGTCGAGCGCGAGCCACATGCCGGCCAGCCTAGGCAGCACTACCCTCGGGTCATGGCGGCCCCCACCACTGAGCTCAGGTCGGCGGTCCACTGGGGTGTCGCCCACGGCCTGCCGACGCTGTACCTCCGTCGGGCGGCCGCCCAGGGCGACCTGCAGGCCCGGCTCATCCGGCTCGGGGCGACCGGCACGGACGGCGTCTTCGGCCTGGTCGAGGAGATCCGGTCGCAGGGCCCGCTCTACCGCTCGGGCATCGGCTACGTCACCACCGGCCATGCCGCCGTACGCCACGTCCTCACCAGCGACGACTTCCGCACCGGGCTGCCGACCGCC is part of the Nocardioides cavernae genome and harbors:
- a CDS encoding DUF3054 domain-containing protein — its product is MWLALDLLLVAVFAAIGRFSHYDSLTVAGWWTTAWPFLAGTLLAWAALVAARRPPAALTSGLFVWVGALVGGMVLRQASGQGTATAFVVVATLVLGAFLVLPRVGAKLGARTVAGVGARDRR
- a CDS encoding MFS transporter; protein product: MTDADARPRGAVRTTGLAFGILFAAVVLVSVNLRPGASSVGPVLEELRTGLGMSAAVAGAMTGLPGLVFGLVGAVSVAFARKVGMTAGITIGLAAAALGLLLRVTTGNVPLFLLLTVVGLAGMAVGNVLVPAWIKAHGHAVALMTVYGTGLVVGATLSSVLTAPVSEAAGSWRAGLGMWGLLAVVALPLWGWLTLHERRSPAEHQVSGDAAPSGRIIHSPTAVALTVLFGVQSMHAYVQFGWLPQVYRDAGISASHAGALQALLSSVGIAGALVLPTIIQRGRGLRAMAVSFGVMLALGYTGLIVAPATVPWAWALMLGYSGLAFPTAIALIAARTRHPSVTAQLSGFVQPVGYALAAAGPFLVGLVHEATGGWTLILVLLALTSVPLTIAGVRVARPTYVDDEI
- a CDS encoding FMN-binding protein, producing the protein MGESVGTPYGPVQVRVAVDGSTITDVTVLRYPDQDGHSVQINQYALPQLINETLDAQGSGISMVSGATYTSQGYLQSLQSALDQAGL
- a CDS encoding ferredoxin reductase family protein; this encodes MTHLHTPAAIPLAPPTPDPAIGVRARRDDVVRLVAGTTLWLSLLLVVWWWLTGGGITDLGGWAAGLSSLGRVTGLVAAVLLLAQVLLMARIPVLERAFGQERLVRIHRLVGLTSFDLMVAHVVLITWGYAAGSVTAVPATLWDLVVNYPGMLLATAATVCLVMVVATSIRAARRRLRYESWHLMHLYAYLGVGLAIPHQLWTGADFTSSPGRRVFWWTAWAACAGSVLVWRVALPVWRNLRHDLRVAAVVPEGPGTVSVHVTGRDLHRLPVEAGQFLTWRFLGRKGRTRANPYSLSAAPDGRSLRITVQDVGDGSGAAPGLDVGSRVWVEGPYGRLSPRARRNRKVLLIGAGVGITPLRALAEGLAYAPGDAVLLHRWSDEPIFADELIALARHRGLVAWGIPGARRAPDSWLGDGVEAPTDLAALTAWVPDVAERDVYVCGPGPWADLVVRDLRAAGVPDRHVHVESFGW
- a CDS encoding carbohydrate kinase family protein is translated as MKQWVVVVGGTNMDVVARTSSPLVPATSNPGHTRISPGGVGRNVAACLGLLGTPVRLVSAVGDDAFGDEALRVTAACGADIAAVRRAPGATGTYTAVLDDRGELVAAVSDMAIVDELQLETVHLTDAALVVLDGNLPHAQATRVVAAAADAGVPLAFEPVSVAKAARLADLVHDLFLVTPNADEIAALTGRAPADWRAAVADLHERGVEHVWLRHGAEGSWMCSRGEEPVHLPAVPATVVDVTGAGDAMLAAWVAAWLTGADPVEAARLGHRAAAATVESHHTVRPDLADAITHDTEQHPSEKGS
- a CDS encoding FAD:protein FMN transferase: MTAVGAGVAPVVRRVEHVMGMPISLALRGTHTRDDRAEAAWQEALAELRWVDAVFSTWRADSQVSRLGRGDLTLEQCDPAVAEVMRLGDDARASSDGAFDVWLTDPDGVRRLDPSGVVKGWAVDRAIAPLLALPGTDVCLSAGGDMVCHVTDPDGEPWVVGVEDPHDPTRLVARVPLLRGAVATSGSAHRGGHVVDARTGVPSTALASVTVVGASLTSVDVDATTALALGVDGPGWLRSRLRTGVVVWADGRVETVA